One genomic segment of Amycolatopsis sp. Hca4 includes these proteins:
- a CDS encoding CoA-acylating methylmalonate-semialdehyde dehydrogenase, translated as MNTIEHWIDGTATPAGSTRTAPVYDPATGQRQARVLLAEPSDVDTAVSAAAKAFESWGNSSLSRRTKVMFAFRELLVRHEDELAGIISAEHGKVIEDARGEIVRGREVVEYACGIADALKGSFSDQVSRDVDVHDFRQPLGVVAGITPFNFPIMVPLWMHPIAIATGNTFVLKPSERDPSASNFVARLYSEAGLPDGVFNVVHGNKVAVDAILDHPQIAAVSFVGSTPIAKYVHERGTAAGKRVQALGGAKNHAVVLPDADLEFAADHLTAAAFGSAGQRCMAISVGVAVGSAGDRLVEILQRKAAEVKVGPGTDPASDMGPLVTEAARERVEQSVARGAEQGAKVVVDGRGLKVEGHEEGFFVGPSLLDEVTPEMDAYRDEIFGPVLSIVRAATLDEAIEVINTNPYGNGTAVFTASGEAARKFQREVKVGMIGVNVPIPVPMSYYSFGGWKDSLIGESPIHGPAGTRFYTRAKVVTTRWPHSEAAFNFPTST; from the coding sequence GTGAACACCATCGAGCACTGGATCGACGGCACCGCCACCCCGGCGGGCTCGACCCGCACGGCGCCGGTCTACGACCCGGCCACCGGGCAGCGGCAGGCCCGGGTGCTGCTGGCCGAGCCGTCCGATGTGGACACCGCGGTCTCGGCCGCGGCCAAGGCGTTCGAGTCGTGGGGCAACTCGTCGCTGTCCCGGCGCACGAAGGTGATGTTCGCCTTCCGCGAGCTGCTGGTGCGCCACGAAGACGAGCTCGCCGGGATCATCTCGGCCGAGCACGGCAAGGTGATCGAGGACGCCCGCGGCGAGATCGTCCGCGGCCGCGAGGTCGTCGAGTACGCCTGCGGCATCGCCGACGCGCTCAAGGGCAGCTTCTCCGACCAGGTGTCGCGGGACGTCGACGTGCACGACTTCCGCCAGCCCCTGGGCGTGGTCGCCGGGATCACGCCGTTCAACTTCCCGATCATGGTGCCGCTGTGGATGCACCCGATCGCCATCGCCACCGGCAACACGTTCGTCCTCAAGCCCAGCGAGCGCGACCCGTCGGCCTCGAACTTCGTCGCGCGGCTGTATTCCGAAGCCGGCCTGCCCGACGGCGTCTTCAACGTCGTGCACGGAAACAAGGTGGCGGTCGACGCGATCCTGGACCACCCGCAGATCGCGGCGGTGTCGTTCGTGGGTTCGACGCCGATCGCCAAGTACGTCCACGAGCGCGGCACGGCGGCGGGCAAGCGCGTCCAGGCACTGGGAGGCGCGAAGAACCACGCGGTCGTCCTCCCCGACGCGGACCTCGAGTTCGCCGCGGACCACCTGACGGCGGCCGCATTCGGTTCGGCAGGCCAACGCTGCATGGCCATCTCGGTCGGCGTGGCAGTGGGTTCGGCGGGCGACAGGCTGGTGGAGATCCTGCAGCGCAAGGCCGCGGAGGTGAAGGTAGGCCCCGGCACGGACCCGGCAAGCGACATGGGCCCCCTGGTCACGGAGGCGGCCCGCGAGCGCGTGGAGCAATCGGTGGCCCGCGGCGCGGAACAGGGAGCAAAGGTCGTCGTGGACGGGCGAGGCTTGAAGGTGGAGGGCCACGAGGAGGGCTTCTTCGTCGGCCCGTCCCTGCTGGACGAGGTAACCCCGGAGATGGACGCCTACCGCGACGAGATCTTCGGCCCGGTGCTGTCGATCGTCCGAGCGGCAACGCTGGACGAAGCAATAGAGGTGATCAACACCAACCCGTACGGCAACGGAACGGCGGTCTTCACAGCAAGCGGCGAGGCGGCCCGCAAGTTCCAGCGAGAGGTCAAGGTGGGCATGATCGGCGTGAACGTCCCGATCCCGGTCCCGATGTCGTACTACTCATTCGGAGGCTGGAAGGACTCCCTGATAGGAGAAAGCCCCATCCACGGCCCGGCGGGCACCCGTTTCTACACCCGCGCAAAGGTGGTAACAACCCGCTGGCCCCACAGCGAAGCGGCGTTCAACTTCCCGACATCCACCTGA
- a CDS encoding aldolase: MTDVLRRIVAQRVHDPGAIAEAAANRTRAASPFNHSGRMMIIAADHPARGANAVGGNPTAMADRGELLERLCLALERPGVTGVLATPDVIDDLLLLGVLDGKTVLGSMNRTGLAGSSFEIDDRFACYDAETIQRMRFDGGKTLTRICLEDPATPGVLENTAKAVNELADRKLIALVEPFLSRWVEGRVQNDLSPDAVIKSITIAAALGRSSAYTWLKLPVVEEMERVLASSTLPAVLLGGEVKDPDAAFAAWQRALAQPTVQGLVVGRSLLYPHDGDVAKAVDTAVGLL, encoded by the coding sequence GTGACCGACGTGCTGCGGCGCATCGTCGCCCAACGCGTGCACGATCCGGGCGCGATCGCCGAGGCGGCCGCGAACCGCACGCGGGCGGCGTCACCCTTCAACCACTCCGGCCGCATGATGATCATCGCGGCGGACCACCCGGCCCGCGGCGCGAACGCCGTGGGCGGCAACCCGACGGCGATGGCCGACCGCGGCGAGCTGCTGGAGCGGCTGTGCCTGGCGTTGGAGCGCCCCGGCGTCACCGGCGTCCTGGCCACCCCGGACGTCATCGACGACCTGCTGCTGCTCGGCGTGCTGGACGGCAAGACGGTGCTCGGCTCGATGAACCGCACCGGGCTGGCCGGGTCGAGCTTCGAGATCGACGACCGGTTCGCGTGCTACGACGCGGAAACGATCCAGCGGATGCGGTTCGACGGCGGCAAGACCCTGACCCGGATCTGCCTGGAGGACCCGGCCACGCCCGGTGTCCTGGAGAACACCGCGAAGGCGGTCAACGAGCTGGCCGACCGGAAGCTGATCGCGCTGGTCGAGCCGTTCCTGTCGCGCTGGGTCGAGGGGCGCGTGCAGAACGACCTCTCCCCCGACGCGGTGATCAAGTCGATCACCATCGCCGCCGCCCTCGGCCGGTCGTCGGCCTACACCTGGCTCAAGCTCCCGGTGGTCGAGGAGATGGAGCGCGTGCTGGCGTCGTCGACCCTGCCGGCCGTGCTGCTCGGCGGCGAGGTCAAGGACCCGGACGCGGCCTTCGCCGCCTGGCAGCGGGCCCTGGCCCAGCCGACGGTGCAGGGCCTGGTGGTCGGCCGCTCGCTGCTCTACCCCCACGACGGCGACGTCGCCAAGGCCGTCGACACCGCGGTCGGACTGCTGTGA